The genomic stretch CTGTGTTCAGAGTCCTAAGCTGTGAATTGAATAAatcatgaagaagaagaagagacagTCACACTGTGCATGGATTTATTGAGTGTGATGGCTGCCATGGATCACTCCCATGCCAGtttatgtttctctctctctcgtttgacTTTAATCTTTCGTCTTGTTCCATAGATGAGGTACCGGGCCCAGCAGGGCGTCACTCGTCTGGCAGTGGTCAAGATGTTGGCGGTGTGGGTTCTGGCATTCCTCCTCTACGGACCGGCCATCATCTTCTGGGAACTGATGGTTGGAGAAAGCATCGTTCCAGAGGACGAATGTTTCGCCGAGTTCTACTGCACCTGGTACTTCCTGCTCTCCGCGTCGACCTTCGAGTTCTTCTCTCCGTTCATCTCCGTGGCCTTCTTCAACTTCAGCATCTATCTCAACATCCAGCGGCGGAACCGGAGTCGACTGGCGCATGTGGAAACCGAGAAGGAGGACGGCTGGAGGGTCATAGATGGACACAAATCATCCGTCTTCTTCGTCAAAACGCGCAAGGTGTCCTCTAGCGGAGCACCGGCCGTTTCGGACGTGATCGAAGACGACGAAGAGGTTTCGCCGTCGTCCAGCGGCGATCCCAGCAGCACCCAATCCGTATCTTTAACAATGAAGCCCACCGTTAAAAAGCGAGGATTGTTCAGCGGTTGGGTAAGGACACGTATTATACGAGCGCAGGAGGCATCGAATCAATGCGCCCCTTGCAGAAGCGGAGCACATGCGCGTCTCTCGAGGGATAAGAAGATTGCCAAGTCCCTGGCCGTCATAGTGTGTGTTTTTGGGGTGTGTTGGGCGCCGTACACTCTCCTTATGATCATACGGGCGGCCTGCAGCGGTAGCTGTGTGGAACATCATTGGTACGAAGTCACTTTTTGGCTCCTTTGGCTCAACTCGGCAATCAACCCTTTCCTCTACCCGCTTTGCCATAGCAGCTTTCGCCGGGCCTTCGCCAAGATTTTGTGCCCTAAGCGTCAGTCTGTTCGACCACACGAGGAAAGCCCTTCCTGCCAGTGACAATCTGATGGCAACAGAAGGgatttaacactttcacactgaATACTGAAGGAGGAAATAAAAGCACCAAGGCAAGAAAGCGAAACATTTCCACCATAATAGAAATCCGTGCCATTTCTTGATGGGAGAAGCATGTTTTGTTCTTCGTTGATGAAACTTCCTGACTTGAAGAACTGCATAAACCGTGGATATAAACAGTGCTGttgttatttgtatattttgtcttGCAGTAACATAAGACCGGAGTTGTTTCACTCTTTTAGCTAAAGTAAGTCGCATGTTTTGGGACATCTGTGGTATAAAAAAAGTGATGCAGCTTGTGTTCAGAACATATTCAGTTGACAGTTTCGCCCATATTAACTTTATTTACTGGTTATTGTATATTCCATTGACTCGCATGGTTTCAACTCAAATATGTTCTACTATTAAAATCTTCACAGAGAGACTCTGGAAATCTACATCACCTGCTATGGACAAAGCAGAAACCAATAAtgtttttgaatgggtttttttgtgaaatgtctaTTAAGTTATTGATATATCAGTTAACAATAATCTgatgaatacaatttaaatttacaATTCACTTGAAAGTTTCATTTTATCGTTTGAAGATATTTGCAGATTGTCCGTAGTATTTTTCTCGAGTCTTTAATTCTCATTTCTATAAGCTGAAAATCTTGATTAATGTAAATCAATTCTTATATGAAATAATTGGAATGTAGCAACTGtgtcatttggacaattttatatcatttataacgattttaattaaaaattagcTCTCTGGACTTTCTGCAACGTCTTCTTTTTGTGTTGCATGGATGAAATAGTGTCACACAGCTTTGAAAGGACATAAGAGTGCGCAACTAATGAAACTATTTTAATTTTGCGAACATATTATCtcttattatttgtgttttattttagtttttcttgacTAGATTCATGGTTTCAGTGTCATCGTCAACACAGATGAAATCATTAAAATGGCTGTACAActtaaagtgttttaaaactAGTTTACAATCATTTCAGTGTTTTTCCAATGGGTTTAATATTGTAAATCCTGAAACACAACAATACACTTTCTAGTTTTGCGCATGCCAAGTTTTCATCTTAGACCATTCAGTCTGTGCATTCGATTTCAAAGTCAAGttacttcagaaatcatgttcTTTAACTGAGGCCAATTTCATATGTGCCTCCCGAGTCGTTTGAGATTAATTTGACTGAATTTGTTTATATCACAGAGGGAAACATGGATAACTTCCAATAGACTCTAGAAAAACTTCAACAAGGTCCAAAGGCAAGGGCAATAGGATGATCTTTCATTTGATTTTCAACCATATTAGTCAATACTTATAGTCTAAATTAAAAAGCTCCCAAACATCTAGCAATCACAGGTATTATTCTGCATGTACCTCTAAAAATCAGGTCTTATCCCTGGAGCAGTCGCTATGCTTCTGTGGTTCTGGTTGGCTTTTTGCTTCAGTGAATTaataaatggctttttttttttcagatggctTTGAGAGCACTCCATTTATCTGTGCTGTATGGAGCTCAAGTTAATTAAACCCCAATGACAAGCATCCTCATCAGATCCTTGAATCTGAAAATCTAGAATCATGAAGATGGTTGTTTACATGATCAATGGTTGGAGCATTGAAAGAGCAGCGTTTGAAGTGACTTCTTGACGGCTCAAGAAAAGATTTGGTTTAATGTCTCTTTCTTGCGTGTTCCTTTTGTAGTTGTGCACCAAATAGAAAAGCAGAAAATTGTCATGACAGTTGGGGAGCGGGAATGTTGGGTTTTAGATTATCAGGCATTGTGAATATGCAAACAATTCGACAAAAACTATCAAAGGGAACAACTCATACCACTATGGAATCAGATCAGCACGAACCGTCCCTCAGAGCATCCCATTGCCTACGGATGATAACCTCCCACATGAATGTGTGGATGTGAGGCTGTCCTGAATTTACACCAATAGAATAAACtgcacaaaaatacatttgtggCCAAACTGCTTTGAAGATGTTCCACCGAACTGTGGAAGTCTGACTGACTCAAGCTGTTAGCAAGAACCAAGTTAAAGGATTTAACCTTACAATGCAATGTTGGGTTTAATTAGGTGCTTATATCATCATTTTCTGTATAGTTAGCGTAATTCAACCTACTGAAGAAAAGCTTAGACCACCATTGGGTTCAGGCTGGTTTATGATAGTTTGATAGATAGATCAACTGTGTTGATCACCTGTAAAACATATCTGCCAGTATGGTCTTTCTAATAAAATCAAATgaccattggtagttttattggCTATGCTAGTACTGGCTAATCCCATTAAAACAGTCACCGGACAGAAGTAGATGAGTTCAAATCAACCCGTCTCTGGATTGGTGGTTGGGTGTACTTGATCATGCATTGGATTTTATCAAGGTTAATACGTTTTTGACCATGATTTGCTGTCTCTACTGtggtaaaatgtaactttttattatttaaatctccTGCAAACTATAGCTGGTAAAACTTGCCAAACAGCACGTTTTTTGATGTCTTATGTAGTCTTGCTGGGTAATCTAGTTAAGTATtgtggtacttttttttttggcagaagtacattaaaaaaagatcCCATCTGGTAGCTGTTACAATGtgataaaatatgcatatttgaGGTAGTTTTTTTTGCGTAGAGGAAAAACATGTGCACACAGTAACAACACAGAAGTAGATTTAATTGTGTTTAGGGGGTACATAGAAGAAAACAGGTTGGGAAACGCTAGGCTAGATGCCCTTCCTCAGAttactaatatttaaattctTGGCTTCTCCAATCCCGAATATTATAACACCCAATTACCAAAAGCACCAGCGGCTCCAGGATTATGACTCAGATTTTGTGAGACCTTTGCAGTGAATATCACAGGCGTTCACCCCATTGTTCACCTTCCGGCACAGCAGGCATTAAGGTTAACAGACAGCGGCACGGTAAAGTCAAAAGCATGATAAGGCAGTAAAGGACACAGTTTGCGCCAATTTAAAATCATACAAGCACAACAAACTCGACGGGGGGAAGCTGTCCTGCATAGCAGCCGGCTGTGCTTAATGTGTCATCGTGTTCATATCATTACATTATGCATTGTATTCTGCCAAGATTAATATGTTTTTGACCACGATTGTTTTATTTTGCACTGAAGCCCCTGAGCAGACATGAGTATTAATTTGTCGTGCAGCGTTTGCTGTGCTTTCTGTGGTAAAATGCACGTTTGATTAGATTCATAGTGGGCAACTGGTTCTTGCAAGTCTACATTTTTCCATTTCATCCTGTGAAAAACCCATTTAATGAGTGTTGTTGTTGTCAATGTATAGCCATATCCCCCAtcgagataatttttttttttttttttaagttaagctCCAAAAACGGACCATAAAAGGCAACCCTTACACTATATTCTCAGTCTTTTGAAGCCATAATACAGCTTTATGGCAGTGCACTGATATTGTATTTTGAATGTATATGGAATGACATAAAGGTAAGTAAATGTCAGAATTCTTGTTTTTCCCATTGGACTGTCactattatttttaatgctttgGATAAAGACATCTACTAAATGAGTGCTGGTTTAcgattatttatacttttattcatgcTTATGAATGATGGTAACTTATCCAGACCTCTTTACAAACGCACCAGATCGTCTACAAATCAAGCCGCCCTCCCACACACACTCTGCTGCaacaaataagaaagaaagattaGCTTTAGACAGATGGACAGTTCATTTGTTCCAGGACTCTTTTGTTCTCTATTACCTGAAGGTTCATCTTGTTGAAAGGTAGGAATATTTTAGCTGTTCTCAATCCCTTGAGGTGAAGTACCACCTTTGATCGGATCAGAACATCCAAGTTCCCTTTCATTTTTCAgcattgacatttattttttattttttagtgtaagCTTAAAGCTGATGCAACTTTTAGTGTCAAAATACTCTCCTGTAATCTTAATATGCAGAGACGGCTATAAGTAAGGCTTTTGTAGGTGGATTTCCTCTGAAGTGTGGCTCTATCAAACCAATGCTGTTTTGCATCAGTGTGCTTTTCCAACCAATGATAAACGGGGAGACACCTgtctgaaaacagtcattattttcagGTTTATTTTCATATTGATGTCCTCTGGGTCTGTACATAATTAGACTTTTAAAAGACCTAAACAAGTGAAAAATTAAGACTACACTATAAACTCTTTTGTATATATGGAATGGAAAACAAATATGCTATTcgaacatattttataaaaaatagctTGAAATACTTGTGAACTTTTTTTAGGATGTTGCTGCAATGTACTAGCAAAATGTGTAAAGCTAAAATCACAGTTCATTTACTTCATCATTAAGAGTTGAAGCCTGTCTGACATTAACTCTATAACTTTCACTGTCATACAGATTCTGTCTACAGAGTATTTCTCTCTTGTGACTTGACTCTTGCCTACAAGGTGAAGACTTCTTGTCTTAACAGGGGACGAGGTTGGGTTTAATGTGCACTAGAGTGGAACGTGGTTAAGTGCCATGCCAGACAATACAAGGAAGTGAAGGAAATATGGATCTGGGTTACGGGGATTCATTAAAGAGCTGTTGATGTTGTGatagcaggtgaaaaagcttagcgtactgtaaactttttttccaCAGGAGGACTGTCCACAGTGACAATGGCACGATTCGCCCCATGCTCTGGAGCCCAGTTATTTTTAGCACCGTGCCGCTCCAGTGAATTTTAAAATGGCTTTGGCAGGTCACTGTGCAAATGATTGAATAACCAATGCATTTTGATTCACGGTCCTAAATGAATTCCCAGTCCTCTTCCCTGAGATGATCGGATACCAATTTTAAGTTCATATTTAGATTTAGAAGAAACTGGTTTTAAGAGATAGACTGCATTTTGGTCCCAAGGGTCCAATTTCTGGCAATCTATGAGAGGAATTTGGATATTTAAAGGCCAGCTGCGAAAACAATTATTAGATAACCTTTATTGAGGAAAGACATAATTAACAGTAACTTGTCTATCGCACTGAAGGTAAGAGAGCACCAGATGAAATGGGAGAGGGCGAGTAATGAATGGCGTTGTGTATCGCTGTGTTGTTTGGTGAAAGACGCCCCATTCTCACTCGCAGTGGGGTGCTGTCATTGGTGGGAGGGCGTTCAAACTGGACATTTGTAGTAATGTGACAGCGACACAACACAATAGCATTCGGCTGGACTTTCAGTGCACTTTGTGAGAAAACACTGGCGGTCAACAAATAGACTGAGATGTTCTTTAGCTTCAGGTGGCATTAACACGTGattggacattgcacagtgccaATGTGGATTAGTTTGACTTACattcctaaaaataaaggttctttattggcaagAATTTAAAACATCCATGGAACAGACCTGTTCTTTTTAGTGAAAAAgcttattttgatttttaaaatgttccatAGGGAACCAAAAACGGTTCTTCTATTGAATCGCTGTGAAACGCTCTTTTAAAGCCTGAGTGTAGGATGCTACAATGGAAGTACAATAGTGTTTGGGCACggtatttattttatgtcaaaaatcattagaatattaagttaagataatgttccattaagatatttagtaaatttcctaccgcaaatataccaaaaatgtattatcattagcaatatgcattactaagaacttaatttggaccaatttaaatgtgattttcttatttatttatttttcaccctcagattcccaaatattgtcctatcctaacagcttatttattcagcgttcagatgatgtataaaaccTTATGACtcttttgtggtccaaggtcaaaTATCTGTTGGTACAATACGCATCACATGATTAACCAGCTGTTTTCTTTGACAAAAATGCAGAATCGATTTGGACTAAAAGCCAAAATGgagaaaaatgtgttttcaaacaaaaacatatCAGCGTGAGATCTTTAGGAGCACTTGATGATTACAGACAGATGTGTTAGAGCAGGACTGGAACTGAACTCTAGGTTTGGTTCTTttgggaacccaaaatggtttttCAATGGCCAGGGTcaccaatcctgctcctggacaGCTAGGGTCAATGGATCTATGGCATCACTGCGAAAACCTCTCGtggtctttatttttaagagtatagtCTATTCTGGGCATCCAAGTATGAATGTTATGTTGATTTGTTTGCTTTTGAGCCAGAGTCGCTTGGTACGTGTCCAACGCGGAGCACTTACCACACTCTGGCTCACCAGCACACAGTGTGGGTGTTGAAATCGTGGGTGTGTGGGAGCCTCGGCCAGCGGATGTGTGATTGGGGGTGAGTgggaggaagaaagagagagaatgaaagacaTGGAGCGAGAACGAGCGACCTTTCCTCACTGCAGGGATAATGGAAAGGTCTAGACGGCCGGGTCCCCACTGCAGCACACTAATGACTGCGAGACAGTGGGAAGAGCAGATATTGAGGAGTGTGTGGGCGGTCTGGTACAAACACACCACGCTCTGCACTGAAAGCCCTTTTCTTTAATGGAACACTAAAGATGAGCTTGTTGATCTCTTTTCTAGCGCTGGCTGTGTGAAGAGCGTAATATTACGGGTTTTCAGAGGCGTTGCTGAATACAGCACCTAACACAGAGGTCACCgagtgaaaacaaaacaaaacaaaacaaaatcagccAGAGATATTACATCTGTCATCAATTGAGAAATCAAACGTTGAAGGacatatatttttaagagtgtggtgCACTCTAGTGGGTACACGGTGATGCACAACATACTGGCGACTGATACAAGACAGAATATGGTAATAATAACAGAGCGATTGCCTTATTTTAACTACTTTTTTGGCGTATCTGTGCATTTCAAACATGATATTGTCTTGAATTATTCATAACAGCAACATACAGATTCTTGCATGGCTATACAATTCATGCATTAATAACTCAAATTGATTGTGCCACGTACAATAAACTATTTCCATCTCGTcgccaggggcggactggccatcgggaGCACCGGGGCATTTCCCGGTGGCCTGCAGTCATTCTGGGCTGCCGGGTGCCGCTGTGCAGTCGATCAGCCTGACGTGCAATAGCCTGGTATGCAACTGCGAATTAATTGACGGTTTTATGAATCTACGAATCAGCCGATCGCGGAGTGAAAATGACACCACCACATCACCAAACATCAGCGAAGCACTGCCTAATTGGCTATATCCAGAGGCAGGCTTTATCTTAGAAAATCGGGCAAAAAATGTAGCCATAAATGCAAAGGAGGAGCAGAGACGAACGAATAAAAAGGAGAAAAGCCCTGGCCACAGACGCAGCAAATCGCTGCAAAATCCCAGCCATGTTCACCAGTAAGGGAGCAGGTCGGTCAGAATTATCATTTTAGgctcaattgattcgcgaacccgctccgaactcccgaactgattcaaatgattcgcgtttccccaaactgactcaaatgattcgcgatccccaaactgactcaaatgattcgcgatcccgctacgaactcccgaaatgattcaaatgattcgcgatccccaaactgactcaaatgattcgcgatcccgctacgaactcccgaaatgattcaaatgattcgcgatccccaaactgactaatgattcgcgatccccaaactgactcaaatgattcgcgatcccgctacgaactcccgaaattattcaaatgattcgcgatccccaaactgactcaaatgattcaccaTTCCGCTCCGAAcacccgaactgaatcaaatgatacgcgatcccgctccgaactcccaaactgactcaaatgattcgcgatccccaaactgactcaaatgattcaccattccgctccgaactcccagcATAGAGCAGCCTCTaccggctggagacggtaatgttttctattggttcatttctctcggttcatgtcaaattaattttgataaagtcacacctgactataagtcgcaggaccagccgaactatgaaaaaaagtgtgacttatagtccggaataTACAGTACTTATTTTCCCATTTGTGTGGATGACAGAAACATCATGCTACTTTTTACTGATCAGCACTTTTTTTTGCTACGGTTATGAAGACTTGGTCCATCTGTTTTATAACTGTGGCCAGCTACATGGTTTtcttagactagtcttaaaagtTAGTGATGTAATTATTtccttttacacattttttagtTCAATTAAAAAGTAGACTGGTTAAGTTTACTGTTTTGGTCAAACTAGTGCTTAACATTGTAATACAGTGGCTATTTTTATGCTACTGGACTGATAATAGTTCCTTTTATTGGTCACTAAAAGATGTTATATCCACTTACACACAGAAGCAAGATTATGGCATATGTTgcttctatacacacacacacaaaaacaataatttacaatataaCTATAATTACACTATTTGATTTTCTTTAGAATTATAATCTATATGCCATCttttgatgttgtgtgtgtgttacctctgTAGCTAGCCTTTGTTGTTCTCCTGGTCCCAGTGTCCTCTGTCGCTTTTTGGGCTGGTGCTGCTGTTCAGATGATGCACTGTACCCACAGAGGAAAggggattgaaaaaaaaataaagataaaaattaaCAATGAATCTTTCTAACAACAGCAGCTTTATCCGACAATAGTAAACTAAGGCATTTACCTGATTGCTTGCATGTTGTTTGTGAATCCCTGGACAGCGGATTTAATGTAGACAGGGTCGATGTTCCTCTTCTGCAGCTGGTTGAATAGCATGTCTACATTTGGCATGATCTTGTGAAACAATGCAAGGAAAAAACAGAAAGCCTCGTGTTCAAGCATCCTCACAAAACCCCCTGCCTCTCTGACAGTTGTGTTATCAAAGTTGTAGAGGCTCTGGGAAGTCTAGTATGGTACTTAGCCTGTCCAGAAGGGCTGTAGCGAGGGACCTAAATTCTGGCTTACCAGGATCCTttcttgacattgagaaacgccaaTAGTATTTGTGAAAACTATATTTTCAACAGatgattttctaatatattacatcatacataaatacatttaaataatttatatgattATAATTTTGCGTGTGTGGTTCAGGAAGGGTGGCGCCATAGCGCCCTCTATTGGTCAGCCGCCACTGTCCGAACTCTCAgaaattactcaaatgattcacgatcccgctccgaacttccgaactgattcaaatgatttgcgaacccgctttgaactcccgaactaattcaaatgatttgtgatcccgtatcgaactcccaaactgactcaaatgattcgcgatccccaaactgactcaaatgattcactatcccgctccgaacttccgaactgattcaaatgattcgcgaacccgctttgaactcccgaactgattcgcgatccccaaactgactcaaattcgcgacccgctctgaactcccgaactgactcaaatgaatcgcgaacccgctacgaactcccaaactgattcaaatgattcgcgaactcgctactaactcccaaactgattcaaatgattcgcgatccccaaactgattagATTGATTCGTGAACCccctttgaactccc from Carassius gibelio isolate Cgi1373 ecotype wild population from Czech Republic chromosome A22, carGib1.2-hapl.c, whole genome shotgun sequence encodes the following:
- the LOC127943272 gene encoding histamine H3 receptor-like, coding for MVTCFNSSSANRSTVSSDGAPFPGYTMVVLAILMITLVVVVVVGNALVILAFVVDKSLRNQCNYFFLNLAISDFLVGAFCIPVYMPYILTGRWMLGRGLCKLWLVMDYLLCTASVFNIVLISYDRFLSVTRAMRYRAQQGVTRLAVVKMLAVWVLAFLLYGPAIIFWELMVGESIVPEDECFAEFYCTWYFLLSASTFEFFSPFISVAFFNFSIYLNIQRRNRSRLAHVETEKEDGWRVIDGHKSSVFFVKTRKVSSSGAPAVSDVIEDDEEVSPSSSGDPSSTQSVSLTMKPTVKKRGLFSGWVRTRIIRAQEASNQCAPCRSGAHARLSRDKKIAKSLAVIVCVFGVCWAPYTLLMIIRAACSGSCVEHHWYEVTFWLLWLNSAINPFLYPLCHSSFRRAFAKILCPKRQSVRPHEESPSCQ